In Streptomyces sp. NBC_01439, the following are encoded in one genomic region:
- the fxlM gene encoding methyltransferase, FxLD system, with product MSTTHTAQDWHAHYAAGRDFRPLSDTEKTVLTKHLALPEGAEGARALEVACGTGELARFLAAAGYQVDAVDWAQSAVDKASADSAGVSCHHLDLTSGDLSSLAPAGSGGYRLITMRRALAHLPDRTRTVAELAALLDEDGTLCVITPHADRHPEELRGICLDDAEIDLLADGWQHTERIEAGDLTVLLLRGPKSDPVTYSEKRTPKPSAMAGVAVVVTNDRGQVLLGWNPSRAVWELPAGKVEPGEAFEATAVRELAEEAGLHARPESVLLLGTLCDSTHGFTRITEIARLTDYTGKPTVREPELITRWEWHTPFAVRNLPQPIFTASAQALNVVWPGLLPDVPPAHHTPRPTGRVQLTFAEPATAIRLREQLVQDLTDAGWTDTPELRRAFVTVPRHAFLPEQSLPRAYANEAVATVFDEDTGRSMSSVSQPEMQAVMLRRANLRPGANVLEIGGGGYNACLIAELVGPHGSVVCMEIDPYVHARTERFLAETGYADRVRAVLGDGTNGTPGELIPADGFDAIIVTVASNDVARYWTNQLAEGGHLVVPLRIGGFTRAVGLRNEDPALVSTEISPCGFVPMQGAGRWDETAAPLGDTGYGIRWEDTPPTALDGLDRALAAGGTELWTGVTVLGGESVEDLQLWLATSLAGFCRMEGDPDRPGPVRLPKRSGAETIILGRSLACLMTERREHDEADGASTWEFGVQGFGPDGKAAADTLAAAVQTWDRDLRGRATPRLTVVPAGTPDSALPAGDIVEKKDSRIVVSWPGRDEAPAPAVGRNTASGRSDEQ from the coding sequence ATGAGCACCACGCACACCGCACAGGACTGGCACGCCCACTACGCGGCCGGCCGCGACTTCCGCCCCCTGAGCGACACCGAGAAGACCGTCCTCACCAAGCACCTGGCCCTGCCGGAAGGCGCCGAGGGGGCCCGGGCCCTGGAGGTGGCCTGCGGGACCGGTGAGCTCGCCCGCTTCCTCGCCGCAGCCGGGTACCAGGTTGACGCCGTGGACTGGGCCCAGTCCGCGGTCGACAAGGCCAGCGCGGACTCGGCCGGGGTCAGCTGCCACCATCTCGACCTGACCAGTGGGGACCTCTCCTCTCTCGCCCCGGCCGGGTCGGGCGGCTATCGGCTGATCACCATGCGCCGGGCTCTGGCCCATCTGCCCGACCGCACCCGCACGGTCGCCGAACTCGCTGCCCTCCTCGACGAGGACGGCACCCTGTGCGTGATCACCCCGCACGCCGACCGACACCCCGAGGAGCTGCGCGGGATTTGCCTGGACGACGCCGAGATCGACCTTCTCGCCGACGGCTGGCAGCACACCGAGCGCATCGAGGCCGGCGACCTCACCGTCCTGCTGCTGCGCGGGCCCAAATCCGACCCCGTCACCTACAGCGAGAAGCGGACCCCGAAGCCGTCCGCGATGGCCGGCGTCGCCGTCGTGGTCACCAACGACCGCGGGCAGGTCCTCCTCGGCTGGAACCCCTCCCGCGCCGTATGGGAACTCCCGGCCGGCAAGGTGGAGCCGGGCGAGGCCTTCGAGGCCACCGCGGTACGCGAACTCGCGGAGGAGGCGGGCCTGCACGCCCGGCCGGAGTCCGTGCTCCTGCTGGGCACGTTGTGCGACTCCACGCACGGATTCACCCGGATCACCGAGATCGCCCGCCTCACCGACTACACCGGCAAGCCGACCGTCCGGGAACCGGAGTTGATCACCCGGTGGGAATGGCACACCCCCTTCGCCGTGCGGAACCTGCCCCAGCCGATCTTCACGGCTTCCGCCCAGGCCCTGAACGTGGTGTGGCCGGGCCTGCTGCCCGACGTCCCACCCGCGCACCACACGCCCAGGCCCACCGGACGCGTGCAGCTGACGTTCGCCGAACCGGCCACGGCAATCCGGCTCCGCGAGCAGCTGGTCCAAGACCTCACCGATGCCGGCTGGACGGACACCCCGGAGCTGCGGCGGGCGTTCGTGACGGTGCCCCGTCACGCCTTCCTCCCCGAGCAGTCGCTCCCTCGGGCGTACGCCAACGAGGCGGTGGCCACCGTGTTCGACGAGGACACCGGGCGGTCGATGAGCTCGGTATCCCAACCCGAGATGCAGGCGGTCATGCTACGCCGCGCCAACCTCCGGCCCGGCGCGAACGTGCTGGAGATCGGAGGCGGTGGCTACAACGCCTGCCTGATCGCCGAACTCGTCGGCCCTCATGGGTCGGTGGTGTGCATGGAGATCGACCCGTACGTCCACGCCCGTACGGAGCGGTTCCTGGCCGAGACCGGGTACGCCGACCGGGTCCGGGCTGTCCTGGGCGACGGCACCAACGGAACCCCCGGGGAGCTGATCCCGGCTGACGGCTTCGACGCCATCATCGTGACGGTCGCCTCGAACGACGTGGCACGGTACTGGACGAACCAACTCGCCGAGGGCGGGCACCTGGTCGTGCCCCTGCGGATCGGCGGGTTCACCCGGGCCGTCGGCCTGCGCAACGAGGACCCGGCGCTGGTGTCCACGGAGATCAGCCCGTGCGGGTTCGTCCCCATGCAGGGTGCCGGCCGGTGGGACGAGACCGCGGCCCCGCTCGGGGACACCGGCTACGGCATCCGCTGGGAGGACACCCCGCCCACCGCGCTCGACGGCCTGGACCGCGCCCTGGCCGCGGGCGGCACCGAGCTGTGGACCGGGGTGACGGTGCTTGGCGGCGAGTCGGTCGAGGACCTGCAGCTGTGGCTGGCCACCTCCCTGGCCGGGTTCTGCCGGATGGAAGGGGATCCGGACCGGCCGGGGCCGGTGCGGCTGCCGAAGCGGTCGGGTGCCGAAACAATCATCCTCGGTCGCTCGCTGGCCTGCCTGATGACGGAGCGGCGTGAGCACGACGAGGCCGACGGCGCCTCCACCTGGGAGTTCGGAGTCCAGGGCTTCGGGCCGGACGGAAAGGCCGCCGCGGACACCCTGGCCGCCGCCGTCCAGACGTGGGACCGCGACCTGCGGGGCCGGGCCACGCCCCGGCTGACGGTGGTACCCGCGGGTACCCCCGACTCCGCGCTCCCCGCCGGAGACATCGTGGAAAAGAAGGACAGCCGCATCGTGGTCTCCTGGCCCGGCCGTGACGAGGCTCCCGCCCCCGCCGTTGGACGGAACACAGCCTCAGGGAGGTCCGACGAGCAGTGA
- a CDS encoding AAA family ATPase codes for MITWINGAFGSGKSTLAAILHQALPGSVVADPEEIGDLLRRTLAGHPGKLRDYQDYPAWRRLTTAYISEIAAHTSGHVLVPMTVLNPAYAAEVFTPLRRSPGLVHLVLHVEPDELEARIDASEEFPGNETRSEAVRAYRRRRAAEYAAAATWMHADGHVLDTSALPVHAVLQAALSRISPAHPVSADGARP; via the coding sequence GTGATCACCTGGATCAACGGGGCCTTCGGCAGCGGCAAGAGCACCCTGGCGGCCATCCTCCATCAGGCACTGCCCGGTTCGGTGGTGGCCGACCCGGAGGAGATCGGCGACCTGCTGCGCCGCACCCTGGCCGGGCACCCCGGAAAGCTCCGCGACTACCAGGATTACCCGGCCTGGCGGCGCCTGACCACGGCCTACATCAGCGAGATCGCCGCGCACACCAGCGGTCACGTCCTCGTGCCCATGACCGTGCTCAACCCCGCCTACGCCGCGGAAGTGTTCACGCCCTTGCGCCGCTCGCCCGGGCTCGTCCATCTCGTCCTCCACGTCGAGCCGGACGAGTTGGAAGCCCGGATCGACGCGAGCGAGGAGTTTCCGGGAAACGAGACCCGCAGCGAGGCCGTCCGTGCGTACCGGCGGCGAAGGGCGGCGGAGTACGCCGCTGCCGCTACGTGGATGCACGCCGACGGCCACGTCCTCGACACCAGTGCCCTGCCGGTGCACGCGGTCCTCCAGGCCGCCCTCAGCCGTATCTCGCCCGCCCACCCCGTATCCGCCGATGGAGCCCGACCCTGA